Proteins from a genomic interval of Rhodococcus rhodochrous:
- a CDS encoding bifunctional [glutamine synthetase] adenylyltransferase/[glutamine synthetase]-adenylyl-L-tyrosine phosphorylase, with amino-acid sequence MVRPPSARSVVPGPGRLGLVEPTAPAELARLGWNDADSVELLWALSRAPNADLALRTLARLADALGDDWAELDSALRSDTRLRGRLFGLFGASSALGDHIVANPDRWKMLAGSAALPDKHTFTARMLDSVDAEPEPDGRPGRLIHRAGLIGPHAVAALRTTYRDQLMLIAAADLAAVVENEPVLPYLEVGALLADLADAALTAALAVAVSTVIPEGPCPIDLAVIAMGKCGARELNYVSDVDVVFVAEPADARASRIAGEMMRIGTSAFFEVDAALRPEGKRGELVRTLESHVAYYNRWAKTWEFQALLKARPMTGNLDLGRRYIDALSPMVWTASEREDFVPDVQAMRRRVEEMVPPELRERELKLGRGSLRDVEFAVQLLQLVHGRVDESLRVPNTVEALCALADGGYVGRDDAANMRASYEFLRLLEHRLQLQRLKRTHTLPPPEDREALRWLARAAHMRPDGRKDALGVLESEIKRNSSRIRKLHARLFYRPLLDSVSKLDKEALRLSPDAAVRQLAALGYNGPQHAMEHLAALSGGASRKARIQALLLPQLLEYLGETTDPDAGLLAYRRLSDALYDTVWFLRVLRDEPAVAERLMTVLGSSAYVADLLVKSPEVIRLYADASTGPRLLEANPPEVARALVASSSRYSDPARAIAAARSLRRAELARVASADILGMLDVPQVCRALSTVWAGVLEAALDAVIRGSEQSRGPAPARIAVIGMGRLGGGELGYGSDADVLFVCDPLPDADETDAVKWATSIAEQVRRLLGAPSTDPPLEVDLDLRPEGRSGPIVRTFASYRAYYTQWAEVWEVQALLRAHAVAGDRELGTRFLHMIDEVRYPEGGVSQEAVREIRRIKARVDSERLPRGADPATHTKLGRGGLADIEWTVQLLQLQHAYRLPALRTTSTLEALDGIGAAELLSATDVELLRTAWITATDARNCLVLVRGKPTDQLPGPGRLLEAVARVTGWRGEDASEFLDHYLRVTRRARAVVERVFWD; translated from the coding sequence GTGGTGAGACCGCCCAGCGCGCGTTCGGTAGTTCCCGGCCCCGGTCGGCTCGGCCTCGTCGAGCCGACCGCCCCCGCCGAGCTCGCTCGACTCGGATGGAACGACGCCGACAGCGTCGAACTGCTGTGGGCGCTGTCCCGTGCCCCCAACGCCGACCTGGCCCTGCGCACCCTCGCGCGCCTGGCAGACGCGCTCGGTGACGACTGGGCCGAACTCGACTCGGCGCTGCGCTCCGACACGCGCCTGCGCGGCCGGTTGTTCGGTCTGTTCGGGGCGTCGTCGGCGCTCGGCGACCACATCGTCGCCAACCCGGATCGCTGGAAGATGCTCGCGGGCAGCGCGGCGCTGCCCGACAAGCACACCTTCACGGCGCGGATGCTCGACAGCGTCGACGCCGAACCCGAGCCCGACGGACGTCCCGGCCGGCTGATCCACCGGGCCGGGCTCATCGGCCCGCACGCGGTCGCGGCGCTGCGCACCACCTACCGCGACCAACTGATGCTGATCGCCGCCGCCGATCTCGCGGCGGTCGTCGAGAACGAACCGGTGCTGCCCTATCTCGAGGTCGGGGCGCTGCTCGCCGACCTCGCCGACGCGGCGCTGACCGCGGCCCTTGCGGTGGCCGTGTCCACGGTGATCCCGGAGGGCCCGTGCCCGATCGACCTCGCCGTCATCGCGATGGGCAAGTGCGGTGCGCGCGAGCTGAACTACGTCAGCGACGTCGACGTCGTCTTCGTCGCCGAACCCGCCGACGCCCGCGCGAGCCGGATCGCCGGCGAGATGATGCGCATCGGCACGTCGGCCTTCTTCGAGGTCGACGCCGCGCTGCGACCGGAGGGCAAACGCGGCGAGCTCGTCCGCACCCTCGAATCCCACGTCGCCTACTACAACCGGTGGGCCAAGACCTGGGAGTTCCAGGCACTGCTCAAGGCACGGCCGATGACCGGGAACCTCGACCTCGGCCGCCGGTACATCGACGCCCTGAGCCCGATGGTGTGGACCGCCTCCGAACGCGAGGACTTCGTGCCCGACGTGCAGGCGATGCGCCGCCGGGTCGAGGAGATGGTGCCCCCGGAATTACGCGAACGCGAACTCAAGCTCGGACGCGGCAGCCTCCGCGACGTCGAGTTCGCCGTGCAGTTGCTCCAACTCGTGCACGGTCGCGTCGACGAATCGCTGCGCGTGCCCAACACCGTCGAAGCGCTGTGCGCGCTCGCCGACGGCGGTTATGTCGGGCGCGACGACGCCGCGAACATGCGGGCGTCCTACGAGTTCCTCCGCCTGCTCGAACACCGGCTCCAGCTCCAGCGGCTCAAGCGGACCCACACCCTGCCACCGCCCGAGGACCGCGAGGCCCTGCGGTGGCTCGCGCGCGCCGCGCACATGCGGCCGGACGGGCGCAAGGACGCCCTCGGCGTGCTCGAATCGGAGATCAAGCGCAACTCGTCGCGGATCCGGAAACTGCACGCGCGCCTGTTCTACCGGCCGCTGCTGGACTCGGTGAGCAAGCTCGACAAGGAAGCGCTGCGGTTGTCGCCCGACGCGGCCGTCCGCCAGCTCGCCGCGCTGGGGTACAACGGCCCGCAGCACGCGATGGAACATCTGGCGGCGTTGTCCGGGGGAGCCTCCCGCAAGGCGCGCATCCAGGCACTGCTGCTCCCTCAGTTGCTCGAATATCTCGGCGAGACAACCGATCCCGACGCCGGTCTGCTCGCCTACCGGCGGCTGTCCGATGCGCTCTACGACACGGTCTGGTTCCTGCGGGTGCTGCGCGACGAGCCGGCCGTCGCCGAACGTCTCATGACGGTGCTCGGCTCGTCGGCCTACGTCGCCGATCTGCTGGTGAAGTCTCCCGAGGTCATCCGCCTGTATGCCGACGCGTCGACCGGGCCGCGGCTGCTCGAGGCGAACCCGCCCGAGGTTGCGCGCGCCCTCGTCGCATCGTCCTCGCGCTACTCCGACCCCGCTCGCGCCATCGCCGCCGCGCGTTCGCTGCGCCGCGCCGAACTCGCGCGCGTCGCGAGTGCCGACATCCTCGGCATGCTCGACGTGCCGCAAGTGTGCCGGGCGTTGTCCACGGTATGGGCGGGTGTCCTCGAAGCCGCGCTCGACGCGGTGATCCGGGGCTCGGAACAGTCCCGCGGACCGGCGCCGGCGCGTATCGCAGTGATCGGGATGGGCCGGCTGGGAGGCGGCGAACTCGGCTACGGATCCGACGCGGACGTGCTGTTCGTGTGCGACCCGCTGCCGGACGCCGACGAGACCGATGCGGTCAAGTGGGCCACGAGCATCGCCGAGCAGGTGCGGCGACTCCTCGGCGCGCCGAGCACCGACCCACCGCTCGAGGTCGATCTGGATCTGCGTCCGGAAGGTCGCAGCGGGCCGATCGTCCGGACGTTCGCGTCCTACCGGGCGTACTACACGCAGTGGGCCGAGGTGTGGGAGGTGCAGGCGCTGCTGCGTGCACACGCCGTCGCGGGCGACCGCGAACTCGGCACCCGCTTCCTGCACATGATCGACGAGGTGCGCTATCCGGAGGGCGGGGTCTCGCAGGAGGCCGTCCGCGAGATCCGGCGCATCAAGGCACGTGTGGACTCCGAGCGGCTGCCGCGCGGGGCCGACCCGGCCACCCACACCAAACTCGGACGGGGCGGCCTCGCCGACATCGAATGGACCGTGCAGCTGCTGCAACTCCAGCACGCCTACCGGCTCCCGGCGCTCCGCACGACCTCGACGCTCGAGGCCCTCGACGGCATCGGCGCCGCCGAGCTGCTCAGCGCGACCGACGTCGAACTCCTGCGCACGGCATGGATCACCGCGACGGATGCGCGGAACTGTCTCGTGCTCGTCCGCGGCAAACCGACCGACCAGCTCCCGGGGCCGGGACGGCTGCTCGAAGCCGTTGCCCGCGTGACGGGGTGGCGTGGTGAGGACGCGTCGGAGTTCCTCGACCACTACCTACGCGTCACGCGTCGGGCGCGGGCGGTCGTCGAGCGGGTGTTCTGGGACTGA
- the glnA gene encoding type I glutamate--ammonia ligase has translation MDRQKEFVLRTLEERDIRFVRLWFTDVVGTLKSVAIAPAELEGAFEEGIGFDGSAIEGFSRISEADMVARPDATTFQVLPWVDDRGHQYSARMFCDITMPGGTPSWADPRHVLRRQLNKASDLGFSCYVHPEIEFFLVEDGPEGSAPVPADIGGYFDQSVHRSAPHFRRHAIDALESMGISVEFSHHETAPGQQEIDLRYADALSMADNVMTFRYVVKEIAMQEGVRATFMPKPFRDHAGSAMHTHMSLFEGETNAFHDPDDPLQLSATGKAFIAGVLEHSNEISAVTNQWVNSYKRLVHGGEAPTAACWGPSNRSALVRVPMYTPNKASSRRVEIRTPDSACNPYLTFAVLLAAGLRGIEKGYELAPEAEDDVWSLTSAERRAMGYRELPTDLDIALREMEKSELVAETLGEHVFDYFLRNKWREWENYRSQVTPFELEQYLGL, from the coding sequence ATGGATCGCCAGAAGGAGTTCGTGCTCCGCACCCTCGAAGAGCGCGACATTCGGTTCGTGCGCCTGTGGTTCACCGACGTCGTCGGCACCCTCAAGTCGGTGGCGATCGCGCCGGCCGAACTCGAAGGAGCCTTCGAGGAGGGCATCGGTTTCGACGGCTCGGCCATCGAAGGCTTCTCCCGGATCTCCGAAGCCGACATGGTCGCGCGTCCCGACGCCACCACTTTCCAGGTGCTGCCCTGGGTCGACGATCGGGGTCACCAGTACTCGGCCCGGATGTTCTGCGACATCACCATGCCCGGCGGCACCCCCAGCTGGGCCGACCCCCGCCACGTGCTGCGCCGCCAGCTCAACAAGGCCTCCGATCTCGGCTTCAGCTGCTACGTGCACCCCGAGATCGAGTTCTTCCTCGTCGAGGACGGCCCCGAGGGGAGCGCCCCGGTCCCGGCCGACATCGGCGGCTACTTCGACCAGTCCGTGCACCGCTCGGCCCCGCACTTCCGGCGTCACGCCATCGACGCTCTCGAGTCCATGGGCATCTCGGTGGAGTTCAGCCACCACGAGACCGCGCCCGGCCAGCAGGAGATCGACCTGCGCTACGCCGACGCGCTGTCCATGGCCGACAACGTCATGACCTTCCGCTACGTGGTCAAGGAGATCGCGATGCAGGAGGGCGTGCGGGCCACCTTCATGCCCAAGCCCTTCCGCGACCACGCCGGCTCCGCGATGCACACCCACATGTCGCTGTTCGAGGGCGAGACCAACGCCTTCCACGACCCCGACGACCCGCTGCAGCTCTCGGCGACCGGCAAGGCGTTCATCGCCGGTGTCCTCGAGCACTCCAACGAGATCAGCGCCGTCACCAACCAGTGGGTCAACTCCTACAAGCGTCTCGTGCACGGGGGAGAGGCACCCACGGCCGCGTGCTGGGGCCCGTCGAACCGGTCCGCGCTCGTGCGCGTCCCGATGTACACGCCGAACAAGGCATCGTCGCGTCGCGTGGAGATCCGCACCCCCGACTCGGCGTGCAACCCCTACCTGACCTTCGCAGTGCTGCTCGCGGCCGGTCTGCGCGGCATCGAGAAGGGCTACGAGCTCGCCCCCGAAGCAGAGGACGACGTGTGGTCGCTGACCTCCGCCGAGCGTCGCGCCATGGGCTACCGCGAACTGCCTACCGATCTCGACATCGCGCTGCGCGAGATGGAGAAGTCCGAACTCGTCGCCGAAACCCTCGGTGAGCACGTCTTCGACTACTTCCTGCGCAACAAGTGGCGGGAGTGGGAGAACTACCGCAGCCAGGTCACCCCCTTCGAACTCGAGCAGTACCTGGGGTTGTAA